A single region of the Arthrobacter sp. PAMC25564 genome encodes:
- a CDS encoding queuosine precursor transporter, whose protein sequence is MTSAKTLPAAAPPKFASIGSPYFGILLAFMAVVLILSNIGAAKGVAIGPIITDGGFFLFPLAYILGDVISEVYGFKVARKAIFTTFALSVFASLCYWIIIALPGFDDEFGASKQAALEGALGPVPQIVLASLLAFLAGQTINSWILVKMKARTGEKSLWARLMGSSGAGEFVDTLIFCSIAASVIGISDAGMFVNYVLVGFVYKTLVEFLFVPLTSLVIRWIKKREPSYGA, encoded by the coding sequence ATGACTTCTGCCAAGACCCTCCCGGCTGCAGCGCCCCCCAAGTTCGCCTCGATCGGTTCCCCGTATTTCGGCATCCTGCTGGCCTTTATGGCCGTGGTTCTGATCCTGTCCAACATCGGGGCGGCCAAGGGCGTGGCGATCGGCCCGATCATCACCGACGGCGGCTTCTTCCTGTTCCCGCTGGCCTACATCCTGGGCGACGTCATCAGCGAGGTCTACGGCTTCAAGGTGGCGCGCAAAGCCATCTTCACCACCTTTGCCCTGTCCGTCTTCGCGTCGCTGTGCTACTGGATCATCATCGCGCTGCCCGGCTTCGACGACGAGTTCGGTGCCTCCAAGCAGGCCGCCCTGGAAGGTGCGCTGGGCCCCGTCCCGCAGATCGTGCTGGCCTCGCTGCTGGCCTTCCTGGCCGGCCAGACCATCAACTCCTGGATCCTTGTGAAGATGAAGGCTCGCACGGGGGAGAAGTCCCTGTGGGCCCGGCTGATGGGGTCTTCCGGCGCGGGCGAGTTCGTGGACACGCTGATCTTCTGCAGCATCGCCGCGTCCGTGATCGGGATCAGCGACGCCGGCATGTTCGTGAACTACGTCCTGGTCGGCTTCGTCTACAAGACCCTCGTGGAGTTCCTCTTCGTGCCGCTGACCTCGCTGGTGATCCGCTGGATCAAGAAGCGCGAACCGAGCTACGGGGCGTAG
- the tgt gene encoding tRNA guanosine(34) transglycosylase Tgt, with protein sequence MLPPARQSEFSFRVGKRLSETCPPSAAQLTANGGEFLGRTGTITTPHGEIRTPAFIAVGTKATVKSVLPESIAELGAQAVLANAYHLYLQPGADVLDEAGGLGAFMNWPGPTFTDSGGFQVMSLGSGFKKVIEMKLVDTSGPDDAVAPGKERLAHVDEEGVWFKSHLNGDRHRFSPEISMNVQHQIGADIMFAFDELTTLQNSRGYQEESLERTRRWAERCLTEHFRLTSERPGKPYQALFGVIQGAQYEDLRRKACRDLGAMDFDGFGIGGALEKENLGTIVRWCNEELPENKPRHLLGISEPDDIFTAIENGADTFDCVSPTRVARNSAFYTPTGRYNLSGAKYKRDFGPLQEGCDCYACLNYSRAYIHHLFKAKEIVSATLISIHNERFVVKMVDDARLAIEAGNFFEFKAETLGRYYP encoded by the coding sequence ATGCTCCCACCCGCCCGGCAGTCCGAATTCTCCTTCCGCGTGGGCAAACGCCTGAGTGAAACGTGCCCGCCGTCGGCCGCGCAGCTCACCGCCAACGGCGGGGAGTTCCTGGGCCGCACCGGCACCATCACCACCCCGCACGGCGAAATCCGGACGCCGGCGTTCATCGCCGTCGGCACCAAGGCCACGGTCAAATCCGTGTTGCCGGAGTCCATCGCCGAGCTGGGGGCGCAGGCCGTGCTGGCCAACGCCTACCACCTTTACCTCCAGCCCGGTGCGGATGTCCTGGACGAGGCCGGCGGGCTCGGCGCATTCATGAACTGGCCCGGCCCCACCTTCACCGACTCCGGCGGGTTCCAGGTGATGAGCCTGGGCTCCGGGTTCAAGAAGGTCATCGAGATGAAATTGGTGGATACCTCGGGCCCGGATGACGCCGTCGCTCCCGGCAAGGAGCGGCTGGCCCACGTGGACGAGGAAGGCGTGTGGTTCAAGAGCCACCTCAACGGGGACCGGCACCGTTTCAGCCCCGAGATCTCCATGAATGTCCAGCACCAGATCGGCGCGGACATCATGTTCGCCTTCGATGAGCTGACCACGCTGCAGAACTCCCGCGGCTACCAGGAGGAGTCCCTGGAGCGGACCCGGCGTTGGGCCGAGCGGTGCCTCACCGAGCACTTCCGGTTGACGTCGGAGCGTCCGGGCAAGCCGTACCAGGCGCTGTTCGGCGTCATCCAGGGCGCCCAGTACGAGGACCTGCGGCGCAAGGCCTGCCGGGACCTCGGTGCCATGGACTTCGACGGCTTCGGGATCGGCGGGGCACTGGAGAAGGAGAATCTGGGCACGATCGTGCGCTGGTGCAATGAGGAGTTGCCGGAGAACAAGCCCCGGCACCTGCTCGGCATTTCCGAACCGGACGACATCTTCACGGCCATCGAAAACGGCGCGGACACCTTCGACTGCGTGTCCCCCACCCGTGTGGCCCGCAACTCGGCCTTCTATACGCCCACCGGCCGGTACAACCTCTCCGGTGCCAAGTACAAGCGCGACTTCGGCCCGCTGCAGGAAGGCTGTGACTGCTACGCCTGCCTGAACTACTCCCGGGCCTACATCCACCACCTGTTCAAGGCCAAGGAAATTGTTTCGGCCACCCTGATCTCGATCCACAACGAGCGCTTCGTGGTGAAGATGGTCGACGACGCCCGCCTGGCCATCGAGGCCGGGAACTTCTTCGAGTTCAAAGCCGAAACGCTGGGGCGGTACTACCCGTAG